One part of the Streptomyces sp. NBC_00286 genome encodes these proteins:
- a CDS encoding anthranilate synthase family protein, whose product MHLTRLLHDDRPFALLRRRTPGHDHDTVEVLLGPVATYDRLADIPDEGLALIPFRQIRERGFDVRDDGTPLSVLTPEETYELPLDQALSQLPAHDVNVTGGGFDVDDEEYAEIVGRVLREEIGQGEGANFVIRRTYEGEIPCFGRADALALFRRLLVGERGAYWTFVVHTGERTLVGASPEVHVRMAGGTVVMNPISGTYRYPAEGPTPEDLLDFLADGKEIEELSMVVDEELKMMCTVGDMGGVVIGPRLKEMAHLAHTEYELRGRSSLDVRDVLRETMFAATVTGSPVQNACRVIERHEVGGRGYYAGALALVGRDSGGAQTLDSPILIRTADIDADGKLRVPVGATLVRGSDPASEVAETHAKAAGVLAALGVRPGRRAEERVRPRLADDPRVRAALDGRRSSLAPFWLRMQERSAELEGHALVVDGEDTFTAMLAHLLRSSGLEVSVRRYDEPGLREAVLAHEGPLVLGPGPGDPSDTADPKMAFLRGLTTEVIGGHRHRVLGVCLGHELIAAELGLEIVRKEVPYQGAQTEIDLFGRTETVGFYNSFVARCDDESAAELAAQGVEVSRSDSGEVHGLRGPGFAGVQFHPESVLSLNGTAVVRELIGQLRGTGTVSERRPAV is encoded by the coding sequence ATGCACCTGACCCGGCTCCTGCACGACGACCGCCCGTTCGCCCTGCTGCGCCGCCGTACCCCCGGACACGACCACGACACCGTAGAAGTCCTGCTCGGCCCGGTCGCCACGTACGACCGTCTCGCCGACATTCCCGACGAGGGCCTGGCCCTCATCCCCTTCCGGCAGATCCGCGAGCGCGGCTTCGACGTCCGCGACGACGGTACGCCGCTCTCGGTGCTGACCCCCGAGGAGACGTACGAACTCCCCCTGGACCAGGCCCTGTCGCAGCTGCCCGCGCACGACGTGAACGTGACGGGCGGTGGCTTCGACGTCGACGACGAGGAGTACGCGGAGATCGTCGGGCGCGTGCTGCGGGAGGAGATCGGGCAGGGCGAGGGCGCGAACTTCGTGATCCGGCGTACGTACGAGGGGGAGATCCCCTGCTTCGGCAGAGCGGACGCGCTCGCGCTGTTCCGGCGGCTGCTCGTCGGGGAGCGGGGGGCGTACTGGACCTTCGTGGTGCACACCGGAGAGCGGACGCTTGTCGGGGCGAGTCCCGAGGTGCACGTCCGCATGGCGGGCGGGACGGTGGTCATGAACCCGATCAGCGGGACGTATCGCTATCCGGCCGAAGGACCGACTCCCGAGGATCTGCTGGACTTCCTCGCCGACGGCAAGGAGATCGAGGAGCTGTCGATGGTCGTCGACGAGGAGCTCAAGATGATGTGCACGGTCGGCGACATGGGCGGGGTCGTCATCGGGCCGCGGCTGAAGGAGATGGCCCATCTCGCGCACACGGAGTACGAGTTGCGGGGGCGGTCGTCGCTCGATGTGCGCGACGTCCTGCGCGAGACGATGTTCGCGGCGACCGTCACCGGGTCGCCGGTGCAGAACGCCTGCCGGGTGATCGAGCGGCACGAGGTGGGTGGCCGCGGGTACTACGCCGGGGCGCTGGCGCTCGTCGGCCGGGACTCCGGCGGTGCCCAGACGCTCGACTCCCCCATTCTGATCCGTACGGCCGACATCGACGCCGACGGAAAGCTGCGGGTGCCGGTCGGTGCCACGCTCGTCCGTGGCTCCGATCCGGCGAGCGAGGTCGCCGAGACGCATGCGAAGGCGGCGGGGGTGCTGGCCGCTCTGGGGGTACGGCCCGGAAGGCGGGCCGAGGAGCGCGTACGGCCCCGGCTGGCCGACGATCCGCGGGTGCGGGCCGCGCTCGACGGGCGGCGGTCCTCGCTGGCGCCGTTCTGGCTGCGGATGCAGGAGCGTTCGGCCGAATTGGAGGGCCATGCGCTGGTGGTCGACGGGGAGGACACTTTCACGGCGATGCTCGCGCATCTGCTGCGTTCGTCGGGTCTCGAGGTGTCCGTGCGGCGGTACGACGAGCCGGGGCTGCGGGAGGCGGTTCTGGCGCATGAGGGGCCGCTGGTGCTTGGTCCCGGTCCGGGCGATCCCTCGGACACGGCCGATCCCAAGATGGCGTTCCTGCGCGGGCTCACCACCGAGGTGATCGGCGGTCACCGGCACCGTGTGCTCGGTGTCTGCCTCGGGCACGAGCTGATCGCGGCGGAGCTGGGCCTGGAGATCGTACGGAAGGAAGTCCCGTACCAGGGTGCGCAGACGGAGATCGACCTCTTCGGGCGGACGGAGACCGTCGGCTTCTACAACAGCTTCGTGGCGCGCTGCGACGACGAGAGCGCGGCGGAGCTGGCGGCGCAGGGTGTCGAGGTCAGCCGGAGTGACAGCGGGGAGGTGCACGGGCTGCGTGGGCCCGGGTTCGCGGGGGTGCAGTTCCATCCGGAGTCGGTGCTGAGCCTCAACGGCACCGCTGTCGTACGGGAGTTGATCGGTCAGCTGCGGGGCACCGGCACGGTCTCCGAGCGGCGCCCCGCCGTGTAG
- the pknB gene encoding Stk1 family PASTA domain-containing Ser/Thr kinase produces MDTTLQDPLVGQVLDGRYRIDARIAVGGMATVYRAVDTRLDRVLALKVMHPGLAADATFVERFIREAKSVARLAHPNVVQVFDQGTDGPYVYLAMEYVAGCTLRDVLHERGALQPRAALDILEPVLAALGGAHRAGFVHRDMKPENVLIGDDGRVKVADFGLVRAVDTVTNTTGSVLGTVSYLAPEQIEHGTADPRVDVYACGIVLYEMLTGDRPHLADSPAAVLYKHLHEDVPPPSAEVPGLAYELDELVASATARRADVRPHDAVALLAQVRDARGRLTAEQLDAVPPQALTEDHDIGEDRTSVIPRALSMPRPLPVNEDGGDRGVQHTSVLQAPPPDVPSRRRARAPFPRRGVFAIVGAVLLVLGLGAGVWYINSGQFTKVPPLLAMTEAKAKDRLASAGLDVGPVEREYSDTVERGTVISSDPKAGARIRDNDPVSLTISRGPKNVRVPDVEGYALDKARERLKEQGLKAGMITTAFSDEVTFGFVISTEPGAGTTRRAGSAIALTVSKGSPVDVPDVTGDELADARQELEDAGLKVEIAPQQINSEFEAGLVARQSPSPERQLGEGDTVTLTISKGPKQIEVPDVVGDKVDDARRELEGAGFKVKEDGGFLGLFGGDTVKGQSVTGGETAPEGSEITIEIE; encoded by the coding sequence GTGGATACGACCCTTCAGGACCCGTTGGTCGGTCAGGTGCTCGACGGCCGGTACCGCATCGACGCGCGCATCGCGGTCGGTGGGATGGCCACGGTCTATCGGGCCGTGGACACCCGCCTGGACCGCGTGCTCGCGCTCAAGGTGATGCATCCCGGGCTGGCCGCGGACGCCACGTTCGTGGAGCGGTTCATCCGCGAGGCCAAGTCGGTGGCCAGACTCGCGCACCCCAATGTGGTGCAGGTTTTCGACCAGGGGACCGACGGGCCGTACGTCTACCTGGCCATGGAGTATGTCGCCGGGTGCACGCTGAGGGACGTACTGCACGAGCGCGGGGCCCTGCAGCCGCGGGCGGCGCTCGACATCCTGGAGCCGGTGCTCGCCGCGCTCGGCGGGGCGCACCGCGCCGGGTTCGTGCACCGTGACATGAAGCCGGAGAACGTCCTGATAGGGGACGACGGCCGGGTCAAGGTGGCCGATTTCGGTCTCGTACGAGCCGTTGACACGGTCACCAACACGACGGGGTCCGTGCTCGGCACAGTGTCGTATCTGGCCCCGGAGCAGATAGAACACGGCACGGCCGATCCACGCGTCGACGTGTACGCCTGCGGAATCGTCCTCTACGAAATGCTGACCGGCGACCGGCCGCACCTCGCGGACTCGCCCGCCGCGGTGCTCTACAAGCACCTCCACGAGGACGTACCGCCGCCGTCGGCGGAAGTGCCGGGCCTGGCCTACGAGCTCGACGAACTGGTCGCGTCGGCGACCGCCCGCCGCGCAGACGTACGTCCGCACGACGCCGTGGCCCTGCTCGCTCAGGTCCGCGACGCGCGCGGCAGGCTGACCGCCGAGCAGCTGGACGCGGTGCCTCCGCAGGCGCTCACCGAGGACCACGACATCGGCGAGGACCGTACGAGCGTGATCCCGCGTGCGCTGTCCATGCCACGGCCGCTTCCGGTGAACGAGGACGGCGGCGATCGCGGGGTCCAGCACACGAGCGTCCTTCAGGCCCCGCCTCCCGACGTCCCCTCGCGTCGCCGTGCCCGTGCCCCGTTCCCGCGGCGCGGTGTGTTCGCGATCGTCGGGGCCGTGCTGCTGGTTCTCGGGCTCGGTGCGGGTGTCTGGTACATCAACTCCGGCCAGTTCACGAAGGTCCCGCCGCTGCTCGCGATGACGGAGGCGAAGGCCAAGGACCGGCTCGCAAGCGCCGGGCTCGATGTGGGGCCGGTTGAGCGTGAGTACAGCGACACCGTCGAGCGCGGCACGGTCATCAGCAGCGACCCCAAGGCGGGCGCCCGGATCCGTGACAACGACCCGGTGTCGCTGACGATCTCCAGGGGCCCGAAGAACGTACGGGTGCCGGACGTGGAGGGCTACGCGCTGGACAAGGCCAGGGAGCGACTGAAGGAGCAGGGTCTGAAGGCGGGCATGATCACCACGGCCTTCAGCGACGAGGTCACCTTCGGCTTTGTGATCAGTACGGAGCCGGGTGCGGGCACCACGCGCCGCGCGGGCTCCGCCATCGCGCTCACCGTCAGCAAGGGCAGCCCGGTGGATGTGCCGGATGTCACGGGCGACGAGCTCGCCGACGCGCGGCAGGAGCTCGAGGACGCGGGCCTGAAGGTCGAGATCGCCCCCCAGCAGATCAACTCCGAGTTCGAGGCGGGCCTGGTCGCCCGGCAGTCGCCGTCCCCGGAACGGCAGTTGGGCGAGGGCGACACCGTCACGCTGACGATCTCCAAGGGCCCCAAGCAGATCGAGGTCCCGGACGTGGTGGGCGACAAGGTCGACGACGCCAGGCGGGAGCTGGAGGGCGCCGGCTTCAAGGTCAAGGAGGACGGGGGCTTCCTCGGGCTCTTCGGTGGGGACACGGTCAAGGGCCAGTCGGTGACCGGTGGCGAGACGGCACCGGAGGGCTCAGAGATCACCATCGAGATCGAGTGA
- the bfr gene encoding bacterioferritin: MQGDPEVLEFLNEQLTAELTAINQYFLHAKMQENFGWTKLAKYTRAESFDEMKHAEVLTDRILFLEGLPNYQRLFHVRVGQTVTEMFKADRQVEVEAIDRLRRGIEVMRNKGDITSANIFESILKDEEHHIDYLDTQLELVEKLGEALYIAQLIEQPDS; the protein is encoded by the coding sequence ATGCAGGGCGACCCCGAGGTCCTCGAATTCCTCAACGAGCAGTTGACCGCCGAACTCACCGCGATCAACCAGTACTTCCTGCACGCGAAAATGCAGGAGAACTTCGGCTGGACAAAGCTCGCGAAATACACACGGGCCGAGTCCTTCGACGAGATGAAGCACGCAGAGGTGCTCACCGACCGGATCCTCTTCCTGGAGGGCCTGCCGAACTACCAGCGACTCTTCCACGTGCGCGTCGGACAGACGGTCACCGAGATGTTCAAGGCCGACCGGCAGGTCGAAGTCGAGGCGATCGACCGCCTCAGGCGCGGCATCGAGGTGATGCGGAACAAGGGCGACATCACCTCGGCCAACATCTTCGAGTCGATCCTCAAGGACGAGGAGCATCACATCGACTACCTGGACACCCAGCTGGAACTGGTGGAGAAACTCGGCGAGGCCCTCTACATCGCCCAGCTCATCGAACAGCCGGACAGCTGA
- a CDS encoding sulfite oxidase-like oxidoreductase yields the protein MGQPVERESGDAAQSELPPGQRLQRGWPVTHYGPVPKFRPERWEFRVFGATADGEKHCWNHEEFSALPYTTVVADLHCVTKFSMLGAEWGGVPARTLLEIAPPAATVTHVMVWAEYGFSSNLRLTDFAAERTIFATHKDGELLTAEHGFPLRLVVPHLYAWKGPKWVRGIEYMTADRRGFWEERGYHNIGDPWREQRYSYQEEPGDGPEL from the coding sequence ATGGGTCAGCCGGTGGAGCGAGAATCTGGAGATGCGGCGCAGTCGGAGCTTCCGCCGGGGCAGCGACTGCAGCGTGGCTGGCCGGTTACGCACTACGGGCCCGTCCCCAAGTTCCGGCCCGAACGCTGGGAGTTCAGGGTCTTCGGCGCCACCGCCGATGGCGAGAAGCACTGCTGGAACCACGAGGAATTCTCGGCCCTGCCGTATACCACCGTCGTGGCCGACCTGCACTGCGTGACGAAGTTCAGCATGCTCGGAGCCGAATGGGGCGGCGTCCCGGCCCGTACGCTCCTGGAAATCGCCCCGCCCGCAGCCACCGTCACGCATGTCATGGTCTGGGCGGAATACGGCTTCAGCTCGAACCTCCGCCTCACCGACTTCGCCGCCGAGCGCACGATCTTCGCCACCCACAAGGACGGCGAACTCCTCACCGCGGAACACGGCTTCCCACTACGCCTGGTGGTACCCCACCTGTACGCCTGGAAGGGCCCCAAGTGGGTCCGCGGCATCGAATACATGACAGCCGACCGCCGCGGCTTCTGGGAAGAACGCGGCTACCACAACATCGGCGACCCCTGGCGCGAACAGCGCTACTCGTACCAGGAGGAGCCGGGGGACGGGCCTGAGCTCTGA
- a CDS encoding thiazole synthase: MADDPFLIGGASFTSRLIMGTGGAPSLDVLERSLVASGTELTTVAMRRVNASVQGSVLSVLERLGIRVLPNTAGCYTAGEAVLTARLAREALGTSLVKLEVIADERTLLPDPIELLDAAETLVDDGFTVLPYTNDDPVLARKLEDVGCAAIMPLGSPIGSGLGIRNPHNFQLIVEHARVPVILDAGAGTASDAALAMELGCAGVMLASAVTRAQEPVLMAEAMKHAVEAGRLARLAGRIPRRHFASASSPAEGLARLDPERPAF, encoded by the coding sequence ATGGCCGACGATCCGTTCCTCATCGGCGGTGCGTCCTTCACGTCCCGCCTCATCATGGGCACCGGTGGGGCACCCAGCCTCGATGTGCTGGAGCGCTCGCTTGTCGCGTCCGGCACGGAGTTGACGACGGTGGCCATGCGGCGCGTAAACGCTTCCGTGCAGGGGTCGGTGCTGTCTGTGCTTGAGCGGCTGGGGATTCGGGTGCTGCCGAACACGGCGGGGTGTTACACCGCCGGGGAGGCTGTGCTGACCGCCCGGCTTGCTCGGGAAGCGCTGGGTACCTCGCTGGTGAAGCTCGAGGTCATCGCTGATGAGCGGACCTTGCTGCCGGATCCGATCGAGTTGCTCGACGCGGCGGAGACTCTCGTGGATGACGGGTTCACTGTGTTGCCCTACACGAACGATGATCCCGTTCTGGCGCGGAAGCTGGAGGATGTGGGGTGTGCGGCGATCATGCCGCTCGGGTCGCCTATCGGGTCGGGGCTGGGGATTCGGAATCCGCACAACTTTCAGTTGATCGTGGAGCACGCGCGCGTGCCGGTCATTTTGGATGCGGGGGCCGGTACGGCGTCCGATGCCGCGTTGGCCATGGAGTTGGGGTGTGCGGGGGTGATGCTCGCTTCTGCCGTTACTCGGGCTCAGGAACCGGTGCTTATGGCTGAGGCCATGAAGCACGCGGTGGAGGCGGGGCGGTTGGCTCGGCTCGCCGGCCGCATTCCTCGCCGCCACTTCGCCTCGGCGTCGTCTCCTGCGGAGGGCTTGGCTCGGCTGGATCCGGAGCGGCCGGCGTTTTGA
- a CDS encoding deoxyribonuclease IV, with amino-acid sequence MSTPQSRNPVGSHVPVAGGLASVGLSYARDLGAETVQVFVANPRGWATPPGNPRQDEEFRAACAAGSIPAYVHAPYLINLGSHTEATLERSVESLRHSLRRGRAIGARGVVVHTGSATGGRTRAVALQQVREHLLPLLDELTHDDDPDLLIESTAGQGASLCSRTWDFGPYFEALDAHPKLGVCLDTCHIFAAGHDLTGPTGTHQTLDLLVDTIGEGRLKLIHANDSQAVVGAHKDRHANIGAGHIGEDPFRALMTHPATADVPLIIETPGGKEGHAADVERLKKLRDG; translated from the coding sequence GTGAGCACTCCGCAGTCCCGCAACCCCGTCGGCAGCCATGTCCCCGTGGCCGGCGGTCTCGCCTCCGTAGGCCTGTCGTACGCGCGTGATCTGGGCGCCGAGACCGTCCAGGTCTTCGTCGCCAACCCGCGCGGCTGGGCGACTCCGCCGGGGAATCCGCGGCAGGACGAGGAGTTCCGTGCGGCCTGTGCGGCGGGGTCGATCCCCGCGTACGTCCACGCGCCCTATCTGATCAACCTCGGCTCGCACACCGAAGCGACCCTGGAGCGGTCCGTGGAGTCGCTGCGGCACTCACTGCGGCGCGGGCGCGCGATCGGGGCGCGGGGAGTCGTCGTCCACACCGGTTCGGCGACCGGCGGCCGGACGCGGGCGGTCGCGCTGCAGCAGGTACGAGAGCATCTGCTGCCGCTCCTCGACGAGCTGACCCACGACGACGACCCCGACCTGCTCATCGAGTCGACCGCTGGCCAGGGCGCGTCCCTCTGCTCCCGGACCTGGGACTTCGGCCCGTACTTCGAAGCACTCGACGCCCACCCGAAGCTCGGCGTCTGCCTGGACACCTGCCACATCTTCGCCGCAGGCCACGACCTCACCGGCCCCACCGGCACACACCAGACCCTCGACCTACTGGTCGACACAATCGGCGAGGGCCGCCTGAAACTGATCCACGCCAACGACTCCCAGGCCGTGGTCGGCGCCCACAAGGACCGCCACGCGAATATCGGCGCCGGCCACATCGGCGAGGACCCCTTCCGCGCCCTGATGACCCACCCCGCCACCGCCGACGTACCCCTGATCATCGAGACGCCCGGCGGCAAGGAAGGCCACGCGGCGGACGTGGAGCGGCTCAAAAAACTCCGGGACGGCTGA
- a CDS encoding response regulator transcription factor has protein sequence MSNQQSPIKVMVVDDHPMWRDAVARDLTEAGFNVMATAGDGDQAIRRAQAATPDVLVLDLNLPAKPGVQVCKELVGANPALRVLVLSASGEHADVLEAVKSGATGYLLKSASTEELIDAVRRTAAGDPVFTPGLAGLVLGEYRRLASEPAPAPGADEPKAPQLTDRETEVLRLVAKGLSYKQIAERLVISHRTVQNHVQNTLGKLQLHNRVELVRYAIERGLDDE, from the coding sequence ATGAGTAACCAGCAAAGCCCGATCAAGGTCATGGTGGTAGACGACCACCCCATGTGGCGGGACGCCGTGGCTCGCGACCTGACCGAGGCCGGCTTCAACGTAATGGCCACGGCAGGCGACGGCGACCAGGCAATACGCCGAGCCCAGGCAGCCACCCCCGACGTACTGGTACTGGACCTGAACCTCCCCGCCAAGCCCGGCGTACAGGTCTGCAAGGAACTAGTCGGAGCCAACCCAGCCCTACGCGTCCTCGTCCTCTCCGCAAGCGGCGAACACGCCGACGTCCTGGAAGCAGTCAAGTCAGGAGCCACCGGCTACCTCCTGAAGTCCGCCTCCACGGAGGAACTCATCGACGCGGTCCGCCGCACAGCCGCAGGCGACCCCGTCTTCACCCCCGGCCTAGCAGGCCTGGTCCTGGGCGAGTACCGCAGACTCGCCTCCGAGCCCGCCCCCGCCCCCGGCGCAGACGAGCCCAAGGCCCCCCAGCTGACCGACCGCGAGACGGAGGTCCTGCGCCTGGTAGCCAAGGGCCTGAGCTACAAGCAGATCGCCGAACGCCTCGTGATCTCCCACCGCACCGTCCAGAACCACGTCCAGAACACCCTCGGCAAACTCCAGCTCCACAACCGCGTAGAACTCGTCCGCTACGCAATCGAGCGAGGCCTCGACGACGAGTAG
- a CDS encoding class II 3-deoxy-7-phosphoheptulonate synthase, protein MTVNADTQAVAAQATWRDLPAAQQPDYPDAEALREVIAELASYPPLVFAGECDQLRARMGAVAKGEAFLLQGGDCAESFDAVGAEQIRAKLKTLLQMGAVLTYAASVPVVKVGRIAGQYSKPRSKPTETRDGVTLPTYRGDSVNGFEFTEAARIPDPERLKRMYHASASTLNLVRAFTTGGYADLRQVHAWNQDFVKSSPSGQRYEQLAREIDQALNFMHACGADPEEFKTVEFYSSHEALLLDYESALTRVDSRTGQLYDVSGHMVWIGERTRQLDGAHIEFASKIRNPLGIKLGPTTTAEDALQYIERLDPEREPGRLTFVVRMGADKVRDKLPELVEKVTASGATVAWVTDPMHGNTFEAASGHKTRRFDDVLDEVKGFFEVHKELGTHPGGIHVELTGDDVTECVGGGDEIFVDDLHQRYETACDPRLNRSQSLDLAFLVAEMYRDQ, encoded by the coding sequence GTGACCGTGAACGCTGATACCCAAGCCGTCGCTGCGCAAGCGACCTGGCGAGACCTGCCCGCGGCGCAGCAGCCCGACTACCCCGATGCCGAGGCCCTGCGCGAAGTGATCGCCGAGCTGGCGAGCTATCCGCCCCTCGTCTTCGCGGGCGAGTGCGACCAGCTGCGCGCCCGGATGGGGGCCGTCGCCAAGGGCGAGGCGTTCCTCCTGCAGGGCGGCGACTGCGCGGAGAGCTTCGACGCCGTGGGCGCCGAGCAGATCCGCGCCAAGTTGAAGACGTTGCTGCAGATGGGCGCCGTCCTCACGTACGCGGCCTCCGTGCCGGTCGTGAAGGTGGGCCGGATCGCCGGCCAGTACTCCAAGCCGCGCTCCAAGCCGACCGAGACCCGCGACGGCGTGACCCTGCCGACGTACCGCGGCGACTCCGTCAACGGCTTCGAGTTCACCGAGGCGGCCCGCATCCCGGACCCCGAGCGCTTGAAGCGGATGTACCACGCCTCCGCCTCCACGCTGAACCTGGTGCGCGCCTTCACCACGGGCGGCTACGCCGACCTGCGTCAGGTGCACGCCTGGAACCAGGACTTCGTGAAGTCGTCCCCCTCCGGGCAGCGCTACGAGCAGCTCGCGCGCGAGATCGACCAGGCGCTGAACTTCATGCACGCCTGCGGGGCCGACCCGGAGGAGTTCAAGACGGTCGAGTTCTACTCCTCCCACGAGGCGCTGCTGCTCGACTACGAATCGGCGCTGACCAGGGTTGATTCCCGTACGGGGCAGTTGTACGACGTCTCCGGGCACATGGTGTGGATCGGTGAGCGCACCCGTCAGCTGGACGGCGCGCACATCGAGTTCGCCTCGAAGATCCGCAACCCGCTCGGCATCAAGCTGGGCCCGACGACGACGGCCGAGGACGCGCTGCAGTACATCGAGCGTCTCGACCCGGAGCGTGAGCCGGGCCGGCTGACCTTCGTCGTCCGGATGGGCGCCGACAAGGTCCGCGACAAGCTGCCCGAGCTGGTGGAGAAGGTCACCGCCTCGGGCGCGACCGTGGCCTGGGTGACCGACCCGATGCACGGCAACACCTTCGAGGCGGCGTCCGGGCACAAGACCCGCCGCTTCGACGACGTACTCGACGAGGTCAAGGGCTTCTTCGAGGTCCACAAGGAGCTGGGCACGCACCCGGGCGGCATCCATGTCGAGCTGACCGGTGACGATGTCACCGAGTGCGTGGGCGGCGGCGACGAGATCTTCGTCGACGATCTGCACCAGCGTTACGAGACGGCCTGCGACCCGCGGCTGAACCGCAGCCAGTCCCTGGATCTGGCGTTCCTGGTGGCGGAGATGTACCGCGACCAGTAG
- a CDS encoding trp operon leader peptide — MGSVWDKVPHMFAHSTKTQNQNWWWTAHPAAH; from the coding sequence ATGGGCTCCGTATGGGATAAGGTGCCGCACATGTTCGCGCACTCGACCAAAACCCAGAACCAGAACTGGTGGTGGACCGCTCACCCGGCGGCCCACTGA
- the thiS gene encoding sulfur carrier protein ThiS, giving the protein MNVFVNGERQEIAAGTALDALVATLTKAPSGVAAALNETVVPRAQWPDTRLSEGDRIEVLTAVQGG; this is encoded by the coding sequence ATGAACGTGTTCGTCAACGGTGAGCGGCAGGAGATCGCCGCCGGCACCGCCCTCGACGCACTGGTCGCCACCCTCACCAAGGCGCCCTCCGGAGTCGCCGCCGCGCTCAACGAAACCGTCGTCCCGCGCGCGCAGTGGCCGGACACACGCCTCTCCGAGGGAGACCGCATCGAAGTCCTCACCGCCGTCCAAGGAGGCTGA
- a CDS encoding (2Fe-2S)-binding protein — protein MNRVYVCNCFGVTEAQVRQHAEAGACTPRQIASACKAGTDCGSCVRRIQALLGRAASRGEVADQARSALAGVSELDEAA, from the coding sequence GTGAACCGCGTGTACGTCTGCAACTGCTTCGGTGTCACCGAGGCGCAGGTGAGGCAGCATGCGGAAGCCGGTGCTTGCACGCCTCGCCAGATCGCGTCGGCCTGCAAGGCGGGCACCGACTGCGGGTCCTGCGTACGACGCATTCAGGCACTGTTGGGCCGGGCCGCGTCCCGCGGTGAGGTCGCCGATCAGGCGCGGTCCGCGCTCGCCGGGGTGTCGGAGCTGGACGAAGCCGCGTAG
- a CDS encoding 6-phosphofructokinase produces the protein MRVGVLTGGGDCPGLNAVIRGIVRKGVQEYGYDFTGYRDGWRGPLEGDTTQLDIPAVRGILPRGGTILGSSRTNPLKVDGGIRRIKENLEKDEVDALIAIGGEDTLGVAASLSDDYGVPCVGVPKTIDNDLSATDYTFGFDTAVNIATEAIDRLHTTAESHMRVLVVEVMGRHAGWIAIHSGLAGGANVILIPEQPFDVDQVCAWVTSRFKASYAPIVVVSEGAKPKDGDMVLKDGSLDEFGHVRLSGVGEWLSKEIEKRTGKEARTTVLGHVQRGGTPSAFDRWLATRFGLHAIDAVREGDFGKMVALRGTDIVRVPIAEATARLKTVDPKLYEEVGVFFG, from the coding sequence ATGCGGGTCGGAGTACTGACCGGAGGCGGCGACTGCCCCGGACTCAACGCCGTCATCCGAGGCATCGTCCGCAAGGGCGTGCAGGAGTACGGCTACGACTTCACCGGCTACCGGGACGGCTGGCGCGGTCCGCTGGAGGGCGACACCACCCAGCTCGACATCCCCGCCGTACGCGGCATCCTGCCGCGTGGCGGCACCATCCTCGGCTCCTCGCGCACCAACCCCCTCAAGGTGGACGGCGGCATCCGCCGGATCAAGGAGAACCTCGAAAAGGACGAGGTCGACGCCCTGATCGCGATCGGCGGAGAGGACACCCTCGGCGTCGCCGCGAGCCTCTCCGACGACTACGGCGTCCCCTGCGTAGGCGTACCCAAGACCATCGACAACGACCTCTCGGCCACCGACTACACCTTCGGCTTCGACACGGCCGTCAACATCGCCACGGAGGCCATCGACCGCCTCCACACCACCGCCGAGTCACATATGCGTGTCCTCGTCGTCGAGGTCATGGGCCGGCACGCGGGCTGGATCGCCATCCACTCCGGACTGGCCGGCGGCGCCAACGTCATCCTCATCCCCGAGCAGCCCTTCGACGTCGACCAGGTCTGCGCCTGGGTCACCTCCCGCTTCAAGGCCTCGTACGCCCCGATCGTCGTCGTCTCCGAGGGAGCGAAGCCCAAGGACGGCGACATGGTGCTCAAGGACGGTTCTCTGGACGAGTTCGGGCACGTCCGGCTCTCCGGCGTCGGCGAATGGCTCTCCAAGGAGATCGAGAAGCGCACCGGCAAGGAGGCCCGTACGACCGTCCTCGGCCATGTGCAGCGCGGCGGCACCCCCAGCGCCTTCGACCGCTGGCTCGCCACCCGCTTCGGCCTGCACGCCATCGACGCGGTCCGCGAGGGCGACTTCGGCAAGATGGTCGCCCTGCGCGGTACCGACATCGTGCGCGTCCCGATCGCTGAGGCCACGGCCCGGCTGAAGACCGTGGACCCGAAGCTGTACGAGGAGGTCGGCGTGTTCTTCGGCTGA